In Pseudomonas sp. DNDY-54, a genomic segment contains:
- the urtD gene encoding urea ABC transporter ATP-binding protein UrtD yields the protein MKTAPVPELIDPADSGSGRDAIGLGRAKSAGLDARHGTILSLEDINVSFDGFKALTNLSLYIGVGELRCIIGPNGAGKTTMMDVITGKTRPDSGTAFFGDTLDLTRMSEVEIAQSGIGRKFQKPTVFEALSVFENLELAQKTDKSVWASLRAKLNGKQKDRIDEVLNTIRLDTSRRRPAGLLSHGQKQFLEIGMLLMQDPQLLLLDEPVAGMTDAETEFTAELFKSLARKHSLMVVEHDMGFVDTIADHVTVLHQGQVLAEGSLETVQNDERVIEVYLGR from the coding sequence ATGAAAACCGCACCCGTACCCGAGCTGATCGACCCGGCGGACAGCGGCAGCGGCCGCGATGCCATCGGCCTCGGCCGAGCGAAGAGCGCCGGCCTCGATGCCCGCCACGGCACCATCCTCAGCCTTGAAGACATCAACGTCAGCTTCGATGGGTTCAAGGCGCTGACCAACCTCAGCCTGTACATCGGCGTGGGTGAGCTGCGCTGCATCATCGGCCCCAACGGCGCCGGCAAAACCACCATGATGGACGTCATCACCGGCAAGACCCGTCCCGACAGCGGCACGGCGTTCTTCGGCGACACCCTCGACCTGACGCGCATGAGCGAAGTCGAAATCGCCCAGTCCGGCATCGGTCGCAAGTTCCAGAAGCCCACGGTGTTCGAAGCGCTTTCTGTATTCGAAAACCTGGAGCTGGCCCAGAAAACCGACAAGTCTGTATGGGCCAGCCTGAGAGCCAAGCTCAACGGCAAGCAGAAGGACCGCATCGACGAAGTGCTGAATACCATTCGCCTGGATACCTCGCGCCGGCGCCCGGCCGGCTTGCTGTCCCACGGCCAGAAGCAGTTTCTCGAGATCGGCATGCTGCTCATGCAGGACCCGCAACTGTTGCTGCTCGACGAGCCAGTGGCCGGCATGACGGACGCCGAAACCGAGTTCACCGCCGAGCTGTTCAAGTCCCTGGCGCGCAAGCACTCGCTGATGGTGGTCGAGCACGACATGGGCTTCGTCGACACCATCGCCGACCACGTCACCGTGCTGCACCAGGGCCAGGTCCTGGCCGAGGGCTCGCTCGAAACAGTGCAGAACGATGAGCGAGTGATCGAGGTGTATCTCGGACGGTGA
- the urtC gene encoding urea ABC transporter permease subunit UrtC, producing the protein MNQPLTITAAQKAGPTLTIVALGVVLAILLAMPLLHLLPADNAFHVSAYTLTLVGKILCYAIVALALDLVWGYAGLLSLGHGLFFALGGYAMGMYLMRESAGDGLPAFMSFLAWTELPWYWYGTSSFLWAMCLVVLAPGLLAFVFGFFAFRSRIKGVYFSIMTQALTFAGMLLFFRNETGFGGNNGFTDFKTILGFSISAPATRATLFLATVALLVGSLFLGWKLARSKFGRVLTALRDAENRLMFCGYDPRGYKLFIWTLSAVLCGLAGALYVPQVGIINPSEMAPTQSIEAAVWVALGGRGTLVGPLLGAGIVNGMKSWFTVAFPEYWLFALGALFIIVTLYLPKGVIGLLRRRGEQ; encoded by the coding sequence ATGAACCAGCCACTCACCATCACGGCCGCGCAGAAAGCCGGCCCAACATTGACAATCGTCGCCCTCGGCGTGGTACTCGCCATTCTGCTGGCCATGCCGCTGCTGCACCTGCTGCCGGCAGACAACGCCTTCCATGTCTCGGCCTACACCCTGACGCTGGTGGGCAAGATCCTCTGCTACGCCATCGTTGCCCTGGCGCTGGATCTGGTCTGGGGTTACGCGGGCCTGCTGTCGCTCGGCCACGGTTTGTTCTTCGCCCTCGGCGGCTACGCCATGGGCATGTACTTGATGCGTGAAAGTGCCGGCGACGGGCTGCCGGCCTTCATGAGCTTTCTCGCCTGGACCGAGCTGCCCTGGTACTGGTACGGCACCTCCAGCTTTCTCTGGGCCATGTGCCTGGTGGTGCTAGCTCCGGGCTTGCTGGCCTTCGTATTCGGCTTCTTCGCCTTCCGTTCGCGGATCAAGGGCGTCTACTTCTCGATCATGACCCAGGCGCTGACCTTCGCCGGCATGCTGTTGTTCTTCCGCAATGAAACCGGCTTCGGTGGCAACAACGGCTTCACCGACTTCAAGACCATTCTCGGCTTTTCGATCTCGGCCCCGGCCACCCGCGCCACGCTGTTCCTGGCTACAGTCGCGCTGCTCGTTGGCAGCCTGTTCTTGGGCTGGAAGCTAGCGCGCAGCAAGTTCGGTCGCGTACTGACCGCGCTGCGCGATGCGGAAAATCGCCTGATGTTCTGCGGCTACGATCCGCGGGGCTACAAGCTATTTATCTGGACCCTGTCGGCGGTGCTCTGCGGCCTGGCCGGGGCGCTCTACGTGCCGCAGGTGGGCATCATCAACCCCAGCGAGATGGCCCCGACCCAATCCATCGAGGCGGCCGTCTGGGTTGCACTGGGCGGTCGCGGCACGCTGGTTGGCCCGCTGCTGGGCGCCGGCATCGTCAACGGCATGAAGAGCTGGTTCACCGTGGCCTTCCCTGAATATTGGCTGTTCGCCCTCGGCGCGCTGTTCATCATCGTTACCCTGTACCTGCCAAAAGGCGTCATCGGATTGCTGCGCCGGAGGGGCGAACAATGA